Genomic window (Psilocybe cubensis strain MGC-MH-2018 chromosome 1, whole genome shotgun sequence):
TGTCAGAAAGAAATACCAGCAAGCCCtggacagaagaagaaggtttttttttacttttcttCCAGTTAATCACGCTCGATGTTTTATCTCTTTTACAGATCAGCTCTTGCGGCAGGCCGTTGCTCACTATGGTGAAAACGACAACTGGAAAAAGGTGGCAGAGGGAATACCTGGTCGAACCAACAAGGCCTGCAGGAAGGTGATTCCGCTGTATTCTTTCAGAACACGAAATCAATATTCATCCGGCAATCGTTCTAGCGGTGGCTTCACTCTTTGCAGCCCAATGTCAAGAAAACCGCCTGGACCCCTGACGAAGATAAAATGCTGGTGGATCTTCACGAGAGCTATGGGCCAAAGTGGTCTGCCATAGCCCGTCAAATTCCAGGCCGAACTGACGACGCCTGCTCCAAACGCTACAGGGAAGCCCTTGATCCCTCACTTAAGAAGGATCAATGGACCCATGAGGAAGACGTACTTCTCATGGAGACCTATCATCGCATCGGCGGAAAATGGGGAAAAGTTGGTCAAGAACTTCAGCGCAGTGGCCTAGGTTGCAGAAACAGGTGAATTTTCCCCACTTTTCACATAGCGCCAGCGCTCATCAAGAAGTAGGTGGCGCCTATTGGAACGTAAAAAGGCATCCAAGGCGAACCACCACATGAGCTCACGCACGAGCCCCGTGCATACCATCACCCCTCACGAGACCCCCGTGATTGTAGAGGAACCACTACCCGTTGCACAGTTCCAAGAAGCACCTGCCCACGTACAATGGCCGCCATATTATCCTCCTGAAGCCTATCCAACTTTCCCTGTAGATGGGGAAAGTAGCGGGGATATTGTATTCCGTGAACCCAGCCCGGAAGTTGTACAACAGCCTGATCCCAAAGTCGCACCGTTTCAgttttcttcgtcgtctctTCTCACCGCTCTATCTGATCCGCCAAGGCCGCACGCTCCGCTGCCTCCTATTAGTGCTGTCAATACTCCAGAACTCGTGCAATACGACATTCCTAATGAATCTGAAAGACAGccatctctttctcctctgtCTCAATGCAATGCCATACCCGACATGAACGACATCCTTATGTCATTGGAAGATTACACGCAAGGCTCTATTGCACAGCTACCTTCGGAAAATTCTGCGTCCCAAATAACCTATGACATTGAATCCTACAACAAATTGCCTCAATTCACATTCGGTGATATCTACACTGCCTCGCCTTTCACTATTCCTACAGAACTTTCGCGACCAGAACATTATAATTTCAAACCCGTTCATATTCCCAAGTTGTTCGACTCTCCTCATAGCATCTATGGCGGAGTTTTATACGAAGAAACATCATCAGCGTCGTCAACTCCATATGTTTTGTCATCCTCTTTGTCCCCTACCTCAAGTCCGCTTCCAGCGACACTCTTAGATCTGCCTAACTCCGAACAGCCTTCCTCAAACTCTTTACTATTTTCGCCAGCGGACGGCCCTCGAACGACCTCGATGTCGGCAGGTATCCGCCGATCAAGGAAAAATACATCGAGAAAAAACAAACCGATCATCAAGGTCCAAGTTACCACTCGGCTCTCTTCGACGTTGCCCCTTTCTAGCGAGTACGTGTTCTGTATAGCCCCGTTAGATAAATTTAACTCAGCTCATTACTTGTAGCCCGAATATCCGGCCATATGCCTGTGGACGACCTCAGTGTTGGCCCAATACTGCAACTACCAGTTCCAGCTGTTTTGCTACGTCTGGGGAACTCCTAGATCACAGCAAAGAGCAACACCCAGACGAGGATGCGTCGGAGAAGCCGTATAGATGCGCCCTAACAGGCTGCGGAAAATCTTGGAAGGTATGCAAACTGCGTTTATTGCAAAGAAGAATGTTTCTGAAAACGACATTTTATTGATGTAGTCGATAAATGGGCTGCAATACCATTTACAAATGTAAGTTTTACCGCTTCTTGTCTTCCCTCGctcatattttttttcttttcttaaCAGATCCACGGCTCATTTTGCCACTGCATTGTCTTCAAGGTTTTCTGCACAGCTGCCTTCGACGCCGGATGTCAACACACCTTCCACGTTGGAGGGGGAAATAGAAGATTTGGAACCGGAACGCAAGTATATGTGCCCCCAACCTGGCTGCTTCAAAGCCTATCGCCAACCCAGCGGTCTGCGTTACCATATCAAATTTGTTCGTACTTTTTTGTGAATATGTCGATGTATTCATTTAAAGCACTTGTACAGGGTCATCCTATTGACATTCCCACACAACTTGCAGTTGTTCCGCCAGCCTTGGAACGCCAAATTCCTATCAAAGCTAAGAAACTCCGCGCAAAGCCACCACCTGAACCTGTGGCGAATTAATTCTTCTACTGACCAtttattattattttctttttggaaATGTGTTTGTTAATGCTGTTTTCACTAGACAACGGACATCAGATGGATTTACAATGACTATTTGATATAGTCTACATTTGTATcctgtttttttgtttttgttttcttcgcGCTTGTGGGATCTAACGCATTGATTCTCGTTCTCTTTTTGTGCTGCATTTAGTCGTGTATTGTTACTATCAGTTAATattttttctccttcaaaTTCATTCTATCCTTTTAAACTTCTGTAACATTGTTTGTTGGTGATTAAACTGTATGACTATAAACCAATGTAGGCCAATGACCC
Coding sequences:
- a CDS encoding Transcription factor MYB3R-4; translation: MSERNTSKPWTEEEDQLLRQAVAHYGENDNWKKVAEGIPGRTNKACRKRWLHSLQPNVKKTAWTPDEDKMLVDLHESYGPKWSAIARQIPGRTDDACSKRYREALDPSLKKDQWTHEEDVLLMETYHRIGGKWGKRQRSSRSRWRLLERKKASKANHHMSSRTSPVHTITPHETPVIVEEPLPVAQFQEAPAHVQWPPYYPPEAYPTFPVDGESSGDIVFREPSPEVVQQPDPKVAPFQFSSSSLLTALSDPPRPHAPLPPISAVNTPELVQYDIPNESERQPSLSPLSQCNAIPDMNDILMSLEDYTQGSIAQLPSENSASQITYDIESYNKLPQFTFGDIYTASPFTIPTELSRPEHYNFKPVHIPKLFDSPHSIYGGVLYEETSSASSTPYVLSSSLSPTSSPLPATLLDLPNSEQPSSNSLLFSPADGPRTTSMSAGIRRSRKNTSRKNKPIIKVQVTTRLSSTLPLSSDPNIRPYACGRPQCWPNTATTSSSCFATSGELLDHSKEQHPDEDASEKPYRCALTGCGKSWKSINGLQYHLQISTAHFATALSSRFSAQLPSTPDVNTPSTLEGEIEDLEPERKYMCPQPGCFKAYRQPSGLRYHIKFGHPIDIPTQLAVVPPALERQIPIKAKKLRAKPPPEPVAN